The Methanocaldococcus jannaschii DSM 2661 genome has a segment encoding these proteins:
- a CDS encoding DUF2666 domain-containing protein, with translation MEDKIEFMAKHKKWFVVKKLKIDENTEDIEIARLLASIDETVLNKIPEYLPFDMNKLYEIADGIYQKKKGRITEEEIAEVLKKLKSPATTRKLNEITESKEGKEILKAILNNIILERLGIQTRVSPKVIEKYIENSQSSNR, from the coding sequence GTGGAAGATAAAATTGAGTTTATGGCTAAGCATAAAAAATGGTTCGTAGTGAAAAAATTAAAAATAGATGAAAATACTGAAGATATTGAGATAGCGAGGTTATTGGCATCAATAGATGAGACAGTTTTAAATAAAATCCCTGAATATTTGCCATTTGATATGAATAAGTTGTATGAGATTGCAGATGGAATATATCAAAAGAAAAAAGGAAGGATTACAGAAGAAGAGATTGCAGAAGTTTTAAAGAAATTAAAATCTCCAGCAACTACAAGAAAATTAAATGAGATTACTGAATCAAAGGAAGGTAAGGAGATATTAAAAGCTATTTTAAATAACATAATATTAGAGAGATTAGGAATTCAAACAAGAGTTTCTCCAAAAGTTATTGAGAAATATATTGAGAATAGTCAATCTTCAAATAGATAA
- a CDS encoding C2H2-type zinc finger protein has product MRLKAIKITSRDGETFFKCPRCGKIFRYSKDYTRHVNKAHGHLFKKE; this is encoded by the coding sequence ATGAGATTAAAAGCTATAAAAATAACAAGTAGAGATGGGGAAACATTCTTTAAATGTCCAAGATGTGGAAAAATTTTCAGATATTCAAAAGATTACACAAGACATGTAAATAAAGCTCACGGCCATCTCTTTAAAAAAGAATAA
- the psmA gene encoding archaeal proteasome endopeptidase complex subunit alpha, whose product MQMVPPSAYDRAITVFSPEGRLYQVEYAREAVRRGTTAIGIACKDGVVLAVDRRITSKLVKIRSIEKIFQIDDHVAAATSGLVADARVLIDRARLEAQIYRLTYGEEISIEMLAKKICDIKQAYTQHGGVRPFGVSLLIAGIDKNEARLFETDPSGALIEYKATAIGSGRPVVMELLEKEYRDDITLDEGLELAITALTKANEDIKPENVDVCIITVKDAQFKKIPVEEIKKLIEKVKKKLNEENKKEEENREETKEKQEE is encoded by the coding sequence ATGCAAATGGTACCTCCAAGTGCTTATGATAGGGCTATTACAGTGTTTAGCCCAGAAGGTAGATTATATCAAGTAGAGTATGCAAGAGAGGCAGTGAGAAGAGGGACAACAGCGATAGGTATTGCCTGTAAAGATGGTGTAGTTTTAGCGGTAGATAGAAGAATAACAAGCAAACTCGTAAAAATCAGGTCAATAGAAAAGATATTCCAAATTGACGACCACGTTGCTGCTGCTACCTCTGGATTGGTAGCTGATGCGAGAGTTTTAATAGATAGAGCGAGATTAGAAGCCCAAATTTACAGATTAACTTATGGAGAGGAAATATCAATTGAAATGCTGGCTAAAAAGATTTGTGATATTAAACAAGCTTATACTCAACATGGTGGAGTTAGACCGTTTGGAGTTTCATTATTAATTGCTGGAATAGACAAAAATGAAGCAAGATTATTTGAAACAGACCCAAGTGGGGCTTTAATTGAATATAAAGCAACAGCAATAGGTAGTGGAAGACCCGTAGTTATGGAATTATTGGAGAAAGAGTATAGAGATGATATAACATTAGATGAAGGTTTGGAATTAGCTATAACTGCTTTAACAAAAGCAAACGAAGACATAAAACCTGAAAATGTTGATGTTTGTATCATAACGGTTAAAGACGCACAATTTAAAAAAATTCCTGTGGAAGAGATAAAAAAACTTATAGAAAAAGTTAAAAAGAAATTAAATGAAGAAAATAAGAAAGAGGAAGAGAATAGAGAAGAAACTAAAGAAAAACAAGAAGAATAA
- the acs gene encoding acetate--CoA ligase alpha subunit: MWGRDYELKYISYPKSVAIIGASKTEGKVGYAIMKNLKDFNGKIYPINPKYDEIFGIKCYKSVLDVEDDIDLAVIVVPNIVVPKVLEECGKKGVKGAVIITAGFSEVGNYELENKIKEIAKRYNIRIIGPNCLGIMNTHINLNATFAKVFPPKGGVSIISQSGAVLNAILDIAPLLNIGFSKVVSIGNKADIQESDLLEYFLDDEDTKIVVLYIEGLKDKRFLKVAKKLSKKKPIIALKSGRTEVGKKAAKSHTGSLAGEDVIYEAAFKEAGIIRAYTFEELVDLIHLFSTQPTISSNEIGIITNAGGFGVLAADSCVDYNMKLSNFEKSTIEKLKNILPPTANISNPLDIIGDATPERYKKVIEVLAEDSNVKGLLVILTPQEMTKPLEVAKSIIEVKNSHKEFKNKPLITSFVGGVSVKGAKSYLRKNGIPAYITPENGVKALSHLYKYSLMKVKEDYDEYLENIKEEFIKITEENKEIIKELLSNPNEYTAKKLLSIYGLPVPKGYLAKNEDEALEYCKKLGKCVMKIVSPQIIHKTEAGGVIINPKNPKEAFKKLIENAKEYAKRMGIDNLIIEGVLVEEFIEKDMMEIIIGAKRDDIFGSVVMVGLGGVFVEVLKDVSFGISPITRDFAHEMLRELKSYKVLEGVRGRPKRDINFIVDTLIKIGVFMDIHKEIKELDLNPVFVFNEKEGGCIGDARIIK, encoded by the coding sequence ATGTGGGGGAGGGATTATGAGCTTAAATATATTTCCTATCCAAAATCAGTTGCTATTATTGGAGCTTCAAAAACTGAAGGAAAGGTTGGATATGCAATAATGAAAAATTTAAAAGACTTTAATGGAAAAATCTATCCCATAAATCCAAAATATGATGAAATATTCGGAATAAAATGCTATAAATCAGTTTTGGACGTTGAGGATGACATAGATTTGGCAGTTATAGTAGTTCCAAATATTGTTGTTCCTAAGGTATTGGAAGAATGTGGAAAAAAAGGGGTTAAAGGGGCTGTAATTATTACAGCTGGCTTTTCAGAAGTAGGAAATTATGAGTTGGAAAATAAAATTAAAGAAATAGCAAAAAGATACAACATAAGAATTATAGGGCCTAATTGTTTAGGTATAATGAACACCCATATAAACTTAAATGCCACATTTGCGAAGGTATTTCCTCCAAAAGGAGGAGTTTCAATAATCTCACAAAGTGGGGCTGTTTTAAATGCCATATTAGACATAGCCCCTTTATTGAATATTGGCTTTTCTAAAGTTGTTAGCATTGGAAATAAAGCTGATATTCAGGAAAGTGATTTATTAGAGTATTTTTTAGATGATGAAGATACTAAGATAGTTGTTTTATACATAGAAGGATTAAAGGATAAGAGATTTTTAAAAGTAGCTAAAAAATTATCTAAGAAAAAGCCAATAATTGCCCTAAAATCTGGAAGAACTGAAGTAGGAAAGAAAGCGGCAAAATCCCACACTGGCTCTTTAGCTGGAGAAGATGTTATCTATGAGGCAGCGTTTAAAGAAGCTGGGATAATTAGGGCATATACGTTTGAGGAGTTAGTTGATTTAATCCATTTATTCTCAACACAGCCAACAATAAGCTCAAATGAAATTGGAATAATAACAAATGCAGGAGGATTTGGAGTTTTAGCAGCTGATAGCTGTGTTGATTATAACATGAAGCTATCTAACTTTGAAAAATCAACAATAGAAAAGCTTAAAAATATTCTGCCACCAACTGCCAATATATCAAATCCATTGGATATTATAGGAGATGCCACACCAGAGAGATATAAAAAGGTTATAGAAGTTTTAGCTGAAGATAGCAATGTTAAGGGGCTTTTAGTTATCTTAACTCCACAAGAGATGACAAAACCATTAGAAGTTGCTAAATCTATTATAGAAGTTAAAAATTCCCATAAAGAATTTAAAAATAAACCGTTAATTACTTCATTTGTTGGAGGAGTTTCAGTTAAAGGAGCTAAAAGTTATTTAAGGAAGAATGGAATCCCTGCATACATAACTCCAGAAAATGGTGTCAAAGCCCTATCTCATCTCTATAAATATAGCTTAATGAAAGTTAAGGAAGATTATGATGAATACTTAGAAAATATTAAAGAAGAGTTCATAAAAATTACTGAAGAAAATAAAGAAATTATTAAAGAATTATTATCAAATCCAAATGAATACACTGCTAAAAAATTATTAAGCATTTATGGTCTTCCAGTTCCTAAGGGCTATTTAGCTAAAAATGAAGATGAAGCTTTAGAATATTGCAAAAAATTAGGTAAATGCGTAATGAAAATTGTCTCACCACAAATAATACATAAAACGGAGGCAGGAGGAGTTATAATAAATCCAAAAAATCCTAAAGAGGCATTTAAAAAATTAATTGAAAATGCTAAGGAATATGCAAAAAGAATGGGCATTGATAATTTAATTATAGAGGGAGTGTTAGTTGAAGAGTTCATTGAGAAAGATATGATGGAAATTATAATAGGGGCTAAGAGGGATGATATTTTTGGCTCTGTAGTTATGGTTGGGTTAGGAGGAGTATTTGTTGAGGTTTTAAAAGATGTATCTTTTGGCATTTCGCCAATAACAAGGGACTTTGCTCATGAGATGTTGAGGGAATTGAAATCCTATAAAGTCTTAGAAGGCGTTAGAGGAAGACCTAAGAGAGATATTAACTTTATTGTTGATACCCTAATAAAGATTGGAGTATTTATGGATATTCACAAAGAGATTAAAGAGCTTGATTTAAACCCAGTATTTGTCTTTAATGAAAAAGAGGGAGGATGTATAGGTGATGCAAGAATAATTAAATAA
- a CDS encoding sulfide-dependent adenosine diphosphate thiazole synthase, whose translation MNIKDIKLNADETKTTKAILKASFDMWLDIVEADVVIVGAGPSGLTCARYLAKEGFKVVVLERHLAFGGGTWGGGMGFPYIVVEEPADELLREVGIKLIDMGDGYYVADSVEVPAKLAVAAMDAGAKILTGIVVEDLILREDGVAGVVINSYAIERAGLHIDPLTIRSKVVVDATGHEASIVNILVKKNKLEADVPGEKSMWAEKGENALLRNTREVYPNLFVCGMAANASHGGYRMGAIFGGMYLSGKLCAELITEKLKNKE comes from the coding sequence ATGAATATAAAGGATATAAAGTTGAATGCAGATGAAACAAAAACAACTAAAGCTATATTGAAGGCAAGCTTTGATATGTGGTTAGATATTGTTGAAGCTGATGTTGTTATAGTTGGAGCTGGACCAAGTGGTTTAACATGTGCGAGATATTTGGCAAAAGAGGGCTTTAAAGTCGTTGTTTTAGAGAGGCATTTAGCATTTGGTGGAGGAACCTGGGGAGGAGGAATGGGCTTCCCATACATTGTTGTTGAAGAGCCAGCTGATGAGTTGTTGAGAGAGGTTGGAATTAAGTTAATTGATATGGGAGATGGTTATTACGTTGCTGACTCTGTTGAAGTTCCTGCCAAATTGGCAGTTGCAGCAATGGATGCTGGAGCTAAAATATTGACTGGAATTGTTGTTGAAGATTTAATTTTAAGAGAGGATGGAGTTGCGGGGGTTGTTATAAACAGCTATGCAATTGAAAGGGCTGGATTGCATATTGACCCATTGACTATAAGAAGTAAAGTTGTAGTTGATGCTACTGGGCATGAGGCTTCAATAGTTAATATCCTTGTAAAAAAGAACAAGTTAGAGGCAGATGTTCCTGGAGAAAAATCAATGTGGGCTGAAAAGGGAGAAAATGCATTATTAAGAAACACAAGAGAAGTTTATCCAAATCTATTTGTTTGTGGAATGGCTGCCAATGCCTCTCATGGCGGATACAGAATGGGGGCAATATTTGGTGGAATGTATTTATCAGGGAAATTATGTGCAGAATTAATTACTGAAAAGTTGAAAAATAAAGAATAA
- the rpl18a gene encoding 50S ribosomal protein L18Ae, with protein sequence MAKIFRITGIMSKKGKDPLYFRKEYKALKPEDALEILYSEFGGRYKVKRSRIKILNIEEIKPEDVTDPVLKKLVTA encoded by the coding sequence TTGGCTAAGATATTTAGAATAACTGGAATTATGAGCAAAAAAGGTAAAGACCCATTATACTTTAGAAAGGAATACAAAGCATTAAAACCAGAAGATGCTTTAGAGATATTATACTCTGAATTTGGAGGAAGATACAAAGTTAAAAGAAGTAGAATAAAAATCTTAAATATTGAGGAAATAAAGCCAGAGGATGTAACAGACCCTGTCTTAAAGAAATTAGTTACTGCCTAA
- a CDS encoding radical SAM protein: protein MKVEEILENARKAFKLTTKHFGNTVTFERALFLGWYCNLKQPCKFCYMATQKNKIKDPRKARRRLESVLAEAILMKRIGWKLEFISGGYGYTPKEINDIAEMVAYVQKCRQYLNVGVIDLDNINLDVIEGVVGAVETVSKDRDWICPGKPLDKIKDNLLKAKELGLKTGITIILGLGEKEEDIEKLLNLIEELDLNRITFYSLNPQKGTIYENKPSVTTIEYMNWVSSVRLNFPKIKIITGVWVDKIPMISPLIMSGSNVITKFPLFSVFGTKEAHWIEKEILATGRELLGTFTDIDILAGKKVLEKTPYIEEEINISSENIKRVEELRENINERIESYVSKVLRKIKAS from the coding sequence ATGAAGGTTGAAGAAATATTGGAGAATGCAAGAAAGGCATTTAAATTAACAACAAAACATTTCGGAAATACAGTTACATTTGAGAGGGCTCTTTTTTTAGGTTGGTATTGTAATCTAAAACAGCCATGTAAGTTTTGCTACATGGCTACACAGAAAAACAAAATAAAAGACCCAAGAAAGGCAAGAAGAAGATTGGAGAGTGTTTTAGCTGAGGCAATTTTAATGAAAAGAATTGGTTGGAAATTAGAGTTTATCTCTGGTGGTTATGGCTATACACCCAAAGAAATAAATGATATTGCTGAAATGGTGGCTTATGTTCAAAAATGTAGGCAGTATTTGAATGTTGGAGTTATTGATTTAGACAACATTAATTTGGATGTAATTGAAGGAGTTGTAGGGGCTGTTGAAACTGTAAGCAAAGATAGGGATTGGATTTGCCCAGGAAAGCCATTAGATAAGATTAAAGATAATTTATTAAAAGCTAAAGAATTGGGTTTAAAGACAGGGATAACAATAATATTAGGATTAGGAGAAAAAGAGGAAGATATTGAGAAGTTATTAAATTTAATTGAGGAGTTGGATTTAAATAGAATTACCTTCTACTCTCTAAATCCACAAAAAGGAACTATTTATGAAAACAAACCATCAGTAACTACAATAGAGTATATGAACTGGGTTTCTTCTGTTAGGTTGAATTTCCCAAAGATTAAGATTATTACTGGAGTTTGGGTTGACAAAATTCCAATGATAAGCCCATTAATTATGAGTGGCTCCAATGTAATAACCAAATTCCCATTATTTTCAGTATTTGGAACAAAGGAAGCTCATTGGATAGAGAAAGAGATTTTAGCAACTGGTAGAGAGTTGTTAGGGACATTTACAGATATTGATATCTTGGCTGGAAAAAAAGTGTTAGAGAAAACCCCATACATAGAGGAAGAGATAAATATAAGTAGCGAAAATATTAAGAGGGTTGAGGAGCTTAGAGAAAATATAAATGAGAGAATAGAAAGTTATGTATCTAAAGTTTTAAGGAAGATTAAAGCCAGTTAA
- a CDS encoding type II restriction endonuclease, with the protein MNFEYIINSLLETIKTYNFFVDWEKIENNIKKIEKRLHILNYLIGKENFKEEFFELLKEYPEVITVFPILIAVRDNKITILNENMELETLEFKEKKYLTDEEIERYYKFFKETGLEDLLKNRKIKNLVDYVFGVEVGMDTNARKNRIGDLMENIVKKYIENLCKQNKNLDYIFQATKDKIKQKWGINLTLDKTNRKFDFAVFNKNTKKLYLIEVNFYSGGGSKLKATAGEYRSLNEFIKNNNNNVQFIWITDGKGWNTAKNPLKESFNSGVVILNLKMVKEGLLKEILTQ; encoded by the coding sequence ATGAATTTTGAATACATCATTAACAGCCTCTTAGAAACCATAAAAACCTACAATTTCTTTGTAGATTGGGAAAAAATTGAAAATAATATAAAAAAGATAGAGAAAAGATTACATATCCTAAATTATCTAATTGGAAAAGAGAATTTTAAAGAGGAGTTTTTTGAATTACTAAAAGAGTATCCAGAGGTTATTACTGTTTTTCCAATTTTAATAGCTGTTAGAGATAACAAAATAACAATTTTAAACGAAAATATGGAATTAGAAACCTTAGAATTTAAAGAAAAGAAATATTTAACTGATGAAGAAATTGAAAGATATTATAAATTTTTTAAAGAGACTGGATTGGAGGATTTGTTAAAAAATAGAAAAATAAAGAATTTAGTGGATTATGTTTTTGGTGTTGAGGTAGGAATGGACACCAATGCAAGGAAAAATAGAATTGGAGATTTAATGGAAAATATTGTTAAAAAATATATTGAAAATCTATGCAAACAAAATAAAAACCTTGATTATATCTTCCAAGCAACAAAAGATAAAATAAAACAAAAATGGGGAATAAATTTAACATTGGATAAAACAAATAGAAAATTTGATTTTGCAGTTTTTAATAAAAACACTAAAAAGTTATATCTCATTGAAGTTAATTTTTATAGTGGAGGAGGTTCAAAGTTAAAAGCTACTGCTGGAGAGTATAGATCATTAAATGAATTTATAAAAAACAATAACAATAATGTTCAATTTATATGGATAACTGATGGAAAGGGATGGAATACAGCAAAGAATCCATTAAAAGAAAGTTTTAATAGTGGAGTTGTTATATTAAACTTAAAAATGGTTAAAGAAGGATTATTAAAAGAAATATTAACTCAGTAA
- a CDS encoding DNA-directed RNA polymerase subunit P produces the protein MVEYKCLNCKKIIKLEELGKRARCPHCSYKILVKLRPKVVKHVKAR, from the coding sequence ATGGTAGAATACAAGTGTTTAAACTGTAAAAAGATAATAAAACTTGAAGAGCTGGGAAAAAGAGCAAGATGTCCTCACTGCAGTTATAAGATATTGGTTAAACTTAGACCAAAAGTAGTTAAACATGTAAAGGCGAGATAA
- a CDS encoding ribosome assembly factor SBDS, which translates to MVSLEEAVIARYTSHGEKFEILVDPYLAAKLKEGQNVDFDELLAIEVVFRDASKGEKAPEELLSKIFGTTDVKEIAKKIILKGQVQLTAKQREEIREQKKRQIITIISRNTINPQTDTPHPPHRIEKAMEELRINIDIYKSAEEQVPEIVKKLKKVLPIRFEKRDIAVKIPAEFASKAYNALYQFGAVKQEEWQPDGSLIVLIEIPSGIEAEFYAHLNKITKGNVQTKVVKKYSE; encoded by the coding sequence ATGGTGTCCTTAGAAGAGGCAGTAATAGCAAGATATACATCCCATGGCGAAAAATTTGAAATTTTAGTTGACCCATATTTAGCGGCTAAGCTTAAAGAAGGGCAAAATGTAGATTTTGATGAGCTTTTAGCTATTGAAGTTGTATTTAGAGATGCAAGTAAAGGGGAGAAAGCCCCTGAAGAGTTACTATCAAAAATATTTGGAACAACAGATGTTAAAGAAATTGCTAAAAAAATTATATTAAAAGGTCAAGTTCAATTAACTGCTAAGCAGAGAGAAGAAATTAGAGAACAAAAAAAGAGGCAAATTATAACCATAATTAGTAGAAACACAATAAACCCTCAAACAGATACTCCACATCCACCGCATAGAATTGAAAAGGCAATGGAAGAGTTAAGAATTAACATAGACATTTATAAAAGTGCTGAAGAACAAGTCCCTGAAATTGTTAAAAAGCTTAAAAAAGTTCTACCTATTAGATTTGAAAAGAGAGATATCGCTGTTAAAATCCCAGCAGAATTCGCTTCTAAGGCATATAATGCTTTATACCAATTTGGAGCTGTTAAGCAGGAAGAATGGCAGCCAGATGGTTCTCTAATTGTATTAATTGAAATACCAAGTGGTATTGAAGCGGAGTTTTATGCTCATCTAAATAAAATAACCAAAGGAAATGTCCAAACAAAGGTTGTTAAGAAATACAGTGAATAA
- a CDS encoding KEOPS complex subunit Pcc1, translated as MNSFELILEFDSEEEAEIIYKSIFLEHLTSQIKSSATMEINKNIITINVKAKDISILKASIYSYLRWIGVAQNIYKICKE; from the coding sequence ATGAATTCTTTTGAGTTAATATTGGAGTTTGATAGTGAGGAAGAGGCTGAAATTATCTATAAATCCATATTTTTGGAACATTTAACTTCTCAAATAAAATCCTCCGCCACAATGGAAATAAATAAAAATATAATAACGATAAATGTTAAAGCTAAAGATATTTCTATATTAAAGGCATCTATCTATTCCTACTTAAGATGGATAGGTGTTGCACAAAACATTTATAAGATTTGTAAAGAATGA
- the rpl37A gene encoding 50S ribosomal protein L37Ae translates to MFSHTKKVGPTGRFGPRYGLKIRVRVRDVEIKAKKKYKCPVCGFPKLKRASTSIWVCGKCGAKIAGGAYTPETGAGKAVMKAIRRIVERKEE, encoded by the coding sequence ATGTTCAGCCACACAAAGAAAGTAGGTCCAACAGGAAGATTTGGACCAAGATATGGTTTAAAAATAAGAGTTAGAGTTAGAGATGTTGAAATTAAAGCTAAAAAGAAATATAAATGTCCTGTCTGTGGATTTCCAAAATTAAAGAGAGCTTCAACATCAATATGGGTTTGTGGAAAGTGTGGAGCTAAGATAGCTGGAGGAGCATACACACCAGAAACAGGTGCAGGAAAGGCTGTTATGAAGGCAATTAGAAGAATTGTTGAGAGAAAAGAAGAATAA
- a CDS encoding rRNA maturation protein translates to MILTTSRKPSQRTRSFARDLERTLNIPYVQRGKLSLKEIFEIDKHVLLIGEFKANPGTLVVYDVENEKRLSSFISVKLQREICGEKIYNDDGIRIKISRELKDNEEFQKYYEIYDEFLFQHLNINEDSDITLRLEKDPKYLFAIQFYKGRVKIGPLIRIKSIKLFDSLL, encoded by the coding sequence ATGATACTAACAACTTCAAGAAAACCCTCCCAAAGAACAAGAAGTTTTGCGAGAGATTTAGAGAGAACTTTAAATATTCCCTATGTTCAGAGAGGGAAGCTTTCATTAAAGGAGATTTTTGAAATTGATAAGCATGTTCTTTTAATTGGTGAGTTTAAAGCTAACCCTGGAACTTTAGTTGTTTATGATGTTGAAAATGAAAAAAGACTATCAAGCTTTATCTCTGTTAAATTACAGAGAGAGATTTGTGGAGAGAAAATATATAATGATGATGGAATAAGAATAAAAATAAGTAGAGAACTTAAAGATAACGAGGAATTTCAAAAATACTATGAAATTTATGATGAATTTTTATTCCAACATTTAAATATTAATGAGGATAGTGATATAACATTGAGGTTGGAAAAAGACCCAAAATATCTATTTGCTATACAATTTTATAAAGGGAGAGTTAAAATAGGGCCTTTGATTAGAATAAAATCTATTAAGTTGTTTGACAGCCTTTTATAA
- a CDS encoding HesB-like protein, producing the protein MKKVVISDEAKKFILDKLKKANQDKVVIYFEGFAUGGPKFGIAIAHPNENDKLIYDNEFKVYIDPIADQWLDEVNISLRRSIFGKYLKIEGSSEC; encoded by the coding sequence ATGAAGAAGGTTGTTATATCTGATGAAGCTAAGAAATTCATCTTAGATAAGTTAAAGAAAGCTAATCAGGATAAAGTAGTTATATACTTTGAAGGATTTGCTTGAGGAGGTCCTAAGTTTGGAATAGCTATCGCCCACCCCAACGAAAATGATAAATTAATTTACGATAATGAATTTAAAGTTTATATTGACCCCATAGCAGATCAATGGCTTGATGAAGTTAATATCTCATTGAGAAGGTCAATATTTGGAAAGTATCTTAAGATAGAAGGTAGTAGTGAGTGCTAA
- a CDS encoding DNA adenine methylase encodes MEVKPFLKWAGGKTQILSQIEENLPKELKEGNIKKYIEPFVGGGAVLFYLLQKYEFKKVIISDINEDLMLCYKVVKNDVDRLIEELSSLRDEFLSLDEEKRKEFYYKVRDDFNKNKNDCDEVKRVAQFIFLNKTCYNGLYRVNKKGEFNVPYGRYKNPKIFDEQNLKNVSKLLKNVKILCGDFEIVDEYVDAESFVYFDPPYKPLNKTSSFTSYTKYDFNDDDQIRLAKFYRKLDKRGAKLMLSNSYNVDFFGKLYEGFNIKKVVAKRMINCKGDKRKDGIYELLIMNY; translated from the coding sequence ATGGAAGTTAAACCTTTTTTAAAATGGGCTGGAGGAAAAACACAAATTTTAAGTCAAATAGAAGAAAATTTACCAAAAGAATTGAAGGAAGGAAACATTAAAAAATATATAGAACCCTTTGTTGGTGGAGGGGCAGTTTTATTTTACCTTTTACAAAAATACGAATTTAAAAAAGTTATTATCAGTGATATTAACGAGGATTTGATGCTATGCTATAAAGTTGTTAAAAATGATGTCGATAGATTAATTGAGGAGTTATCATCCTTAAGGGATGAATTTTTATCATTGGATGAAGAAAAAAGGAAAGAATTTTATTATAAAGTTAGAGATGACTTTAACAAAAACAAGAATGATTGTGATGAAGTTAAAAGAGTGGCACAGTTTATATTTTTAAATAAAACATGTTATAATGGGCTATATAGGGTTAATAAAAAAGGAGAATTTAATGTTCCTTATGGAAGGTATAAAAACCCAAAGATTTTTGATGAACAAAATTTGAAAAATGTTTCAAAATTATTAAAGAACGTTAAAATCCTCTGTGGAGATTTTGAGATTGTTGATGAGTATGTTGATGCTGAAAGCTTTGTTTATTTCGATCCACCATATAAGCCGTTAAATAAAACATCTTCCTTCACATCCTATACAAAGTATGATTTTAACGATGATGATCAAATTAGATTGGCAAAATTTTATAGAAAATTGGATAAAAGAGGGGCTAAGTTGATGTTAAGCAACTCTTATAATGTTGATTTCTTTGGAAAGCTTTATGAGGGCTTTAATATAAAAAAGGTTGTTGCTAAGAGGATGATTAACTGCAAAGGAGATAAAAGAAAAGATGGTATATATGAGTTATTGATTATGAATTATTGA